A region from the Kribbella shirazensis genome encodes:
- the aceB gene encoding malate synthase A, with translation MADITVLGDRSELILTPGALAFVAGLHREFGARRTELLAARQRRRAEVARTGRLDFLPETAAIRDGDWQVAPAPADLQDRRVEMTGPADRKMTINALNSGARVWLADLEDASTPHWHNVIGGQVNLYDAIRRTITFASGAKEYALATDRRLSTIVMRPRGWHLDERHLLADGVPVAGSLVDFGLYFFHNAAELLARGSGPYFYLPKLESHLEARLWNDIFVHAQDQLGIPQGSVRATVLIETIPAAFEMDEILYELRDHASGLNAGRWDYLFSVIKYFRDSGRDFVLPDRNAVTMTAPFLRAYTRLLVRTCHRRGALAMGGMAAFIPSRQDPEVNRTAVAKVRADKQREAADGFDGSWVAHPDLVPLCREVFDGVLGDRPNQVDKPVEEYQASAAELIDLRSTPGEPTDGGLRNNVRVGLLYVEAWLRGNGAVAIDNLMEDAATAEIARSQIWQWVHNEVKLDTGEQVTAELVERIIDEEVARIGSPQRFGVARRIFADVALADTYADFLTLPAYDAVLETECAS, from the coding sequence ATGGCTGACATCACCGTGCTCGGCGATCGTTCCGAGCTGATCCTCACTCCCGGCGCGCTGGCGTTCGTCGCGGGGCTGCATCGCGAGTTCGGGGCCCGGCGTACCGAACTGCTCGCGGCCCGGCAGCGCCGCCGGGCGGAGGTCGCGCGGACCGGCCGGCTGGACTTCCTGCCGGAGACCGCCGCGATCCGTGACGGCGACTGGCAGGTCGCCCCGGCACCTGCCGACCTGCAAGACCGCCGGGTGGAGATGACCGGTCCGGCCGACCGGAAGATGACCATCAACGCGCTGAACTCGGGTGCGCGGGTGTGGCTCGCCGATCTGGAGGACGCGAGTACACCGCACTGGCACAACGTGATCGGCGGCCAGGTGAACCTGTACGACGCGATCCGCCGGACGATCACGTTCGCGTCCGGTGCCAAGGAGTACGCGCTCGCGACCGACCGGCGGCTGTCCACGATCGTGATGCGGCCGCGGGGCTGGCACCTCGACGAGCGGCACCTGCTCGCGGACGGCGTACCGGTGGCCGGTTCGCTCGTGGACTTCGGACTGTACTTCTTCCACAACGCGGCCGAGCTGCTCGCGCGGGGGAGCGGACCGTACTTCTACCTGCCCAAGCTGGAGAGCCATCTCGAAGCACGACTGTGGAACGACATCTTCGTCCACGCCCAGGACCAGCTCGGCATCCCACAGGGATCTGTCCGCGCGACGGTCCTGATCGAGACCATCCCCGCCGCGTTCGAGATGGACGAGATCCTGTACGAGCTGCGGGACCACGCCTCCGGGCTGAACGCTGGCCGCTGGGACTACCTGTTCAGCGTGATCAAGTACTTCCGCGACTCTGGTCGGGACTTCGTGCTGCCCGATCGCAACGCGGTGACGATGACGGCGCCGTTCCTGCGCGCCTACACGCGCCTGCTGGTGCGGACGTGTCATCGGCGCGGCGCGCTCGCGATGGGCGGGATGGCGGCGTTCATCCCGAGCCGTCAGGACCCGGAGGTCAACCGGACCGCGGTCGCGAAGGTGCGGGCGGACAAGCAGCGTGAGGCCGCTGACGGGTTCGACGGGTCGTGGGTCGCACATCCGGATCTGGTGCCGCTCTGCCGCGAGGTGTTCGACGGTGTGCTCGGCGATCGCCCGAACCAGGTGGACAAGCCGGTCGAGGAGTACCAAGCTTCGGCGGCCGAGTTGATCGACCTCCGCTCGACACCGGGGGAGCCGACCGACGGCGGTCTGCGCAACAACGTCCGCGTAGGCCTGCTGTACGTCGAGGCGTGGCTGCGTGGCAACGGCGCGGTCGCCATCGACAACCTGATGGAGGACGCTGCCACCGCCGAGATCGCCCGCTCGCAGATCTGGCAATGGGTGCACAACGAGGTGAAGCTGGACACGGGCGAGCAGGTCACCGCCGAACTGGTCGAGCGGATCATCGACGAGGAGGTGGCGCGGATCGGATCCCCGCAGCGGTTCGGGGTCGCGCGCCGGATCTTCGCCGACGTGGCGCTCGCCGACACCTACGCCGACTTCCTCACACTGCCGGCGTACGACGCCGTACTGGAGACCGAATGCGCATCCTGA
- a CDS encoding aspartate/glutamate racemase family protein, with product MRILIANVNTTEAMTETIRAQAAAVASPGTEVIGLTPDIGPESVEGNFESYLAAVAVMDAVVRYDGAYDAVIQAGYGEHGREGLQELLDVPVVDITEAAAQIAMLIGRSYSVVTTLDRAVPQIEDRLMLAGLSARCASVRASGLAVLELEEDPDRAVDAIVEQAVQAVTEDRAEVICLGCGGMAGLDRKVAAATGVPIVDGVAAAVQLAESLVRLGLSTSKIRTYAAPRPKSVAGWPIGPRT from the coding sequence ATGCGCATCCTGATCGCGAACGTGAACACCACCGAGGCCATGACCGAGACGATCCGCGCCCAGGCCGCCGCGGTGGCGTCGCCGGGGACCGAGGTCATCGGGCTGACGCCGGACATCGGACCCGAGTCGGTGGAGGGCAACTTCGAGAGCTACCTGGCCGCGGTGGCCGTGATGGACGCCGTCGTGCGGTACGACGGTGCGTACGACGCCGTGATCCAGGCCGGGTACGGCGAACACGGGCGCGAAGGACTGCAGGAGCTGCTCGACGTCCCCGTCGTCGACATCACCGAGGCGGCCGCGCAGATCGCGATGCTGATCGGCCGGAGCTACTCGGTCGTGACCACGTTGGACCGCGCGGTCCCACAGATCGAGGACAGGCTGATGCTGGCCGGCCTGTCGGCCCGCTGCGCCTCGGTCCGCGCGAGCGGCCTCGCCGTACTCGAGTTGGAGGAGGACCCGGACCGCGCCGTCGACGCGATCGTCGAGCAGGCCGTGCAGGCAGTCACCGAAGACCGCGCCGAGGTCATCTGTCTCGGCTGCGGAGGAATGGCCGGCCTCGACCGCAAGGTCGCCGCGGCCACCGGCGTACCGATCGTGGACGGCGTAGCCGCCGCGGTCCAGCTCGCCGAATCGCTCGTCCGCCTCGGCCTGTCCACCAGCAAGATCCGGACGTACGCCGCACCACGCCCAAAATCCGTCGCCGGCTGGCCAATAGGCCCGCGAACGTGA
- a CDS encoding MurR/RpiR family transcriptional regulator — MTDQVRTVAEWLDARIDRTRLGPKAERVRHVVATQPSFSSYATAAEVAERAEVNGATVVRFAQSLGFAGWPQFQAEFRSVYVVRRYDVDAGAPTTGHAGVLATAFARDAENLQSCLHSFDFAEGAAVVEAIHAAPRTLVVATGTHALPAQGLAMMAASRGYDIDLEDRGGAHLANALARLTSDDCVVAFSFWQHYKQTVAALRFARQVGATTCAITDTRHSPAADHADHVLIIPAEGISNFRSMTVATSLAYGLAAALVGIEPQRSRSAIAHVDSLWQDMDFFVQD; from the coding sequence ATGACTGACCAGGTCCGTACCGTGGCGGAGTGGCTCGACGCCCGGATCGACCGCACCCGCCTCGGGCCGAAGGCCGAGCGCGTGCGGCACGTGGTGGCCACCCAGCCGAGCTTCTCGTCGTACGCGACCGCCGCCGAGGTGGCCGAGCGCGCCGAGGTGAACGGCGCCACCGTGGTCCGGTTCGCGCAGTCGCTCGGGTTCGCCGGGTGGCCGCAGTTCCAGGCGGAGTTCCGCTCGGTGTACGTCGTACGGCGCTACGACGTCGACGCCGGCGCACCCACGACCGGGCACGCCGGCGTACTGGCGACCGCGTTCGCACGGGACGCCGAGAACCTGCAGTCCTGCCTGCACTCGTTCGACTTCGCGGAAGGCGCCGCGGTCGTCGAAGCCATCCACGCGGCACCGCGAACGCTCGTCGTGGCCACCGGGACGCACGCCCTGCCGGCGCAGGGCCTGGCGATGATGGCGGCCAGCCGCGGGTACGACATCGACCTGGAGGACCGCGGCGGCGCCCATCTCGCGAACGCGCTGGCCCGGTTGACGAGCGACGACTGCGTGGTCGCGTTCAGCTTCTGGCAGCACTACAAGCAGACCGTCGCCGCACTGCGGTTCGCCCGGCAGGTCGGCGCGACCACATGCGCGATCACCGACACCCGGCACTCCCCCGCGGCCGATCACGCGGACCACGTCCTGATCATCCCGGCCGAAGGCATCTCCAACTTCCGATCCATGACGGTGGCGACCAGCCTCGCCTACGGCCTGGCCGCCGCCCTCGTCGGCATCGAGCCCCAACGCAGCCGCTCAGCCATCGCCCACGTAGACAGCCTCTGGCAAGACATGGACTTCTTCGTCCAGGACTGA
- a CDS encoding MFS transporter, translating to MTVEIPAAGRMLLDRLERLPLSRPHYKLLLMGGLGIAFDGMDGSLVSYLLPAVKPLWHLAPWQIGLVGSSLLIGILIGALTAGITGDAIGRRKVMMYALALYCGATLIAAFAPSWELFFGARIVAGIGVGAEAAIIPAFIAEFIPARSRGLFVGAVAGFFSAGYVASALLGRLFVPSFEHGWRMAQIVTALPVLMLLWWRRSLPESPRWLIQQGRYAEAGAVVDALEDGVRAAGKEVPPVPAQAPQTTLSVPRSPKPGAGLVLMWRDGLARRTAVLWLLWISITFAFFGFFTWIPSLLVERDLTISKSLTYALVITLAQIPGYYSGAYLNERLDRKWTIAFYLTAGSVSAFLMANAGSNGQLLACGILLSFFMNGTYAGLYAYTPEVYPTAIRATGMGTASAVGRLGGISAPILIGVLFTSIGFLGVFSMIAAALLLGAVAILTLGLSTRGRRLEDLDPEPMTAPRHSAVVSEAAAH from the coding sequence ATGACCGTGGAAATCCCCGCCGCCGGCCGGATGCTGCTGGATCGTCTCGAACGACTCCCGCTGTCCCGTCCCCATTACAAGCTGCTGCTGATGGGCGGTCTCGGCATCGCCTTCGACGGCATGGACGGCTCGCTCGTGTCGTACCTGCTGCCGGCTGTGAAGCCGCTGTGGCACCTCGCGCCGTGGCAGATCGGGCTGGTCGGCAGTTCGCTGCTGATCGGCATCCTGATCGGAGCCCTGACCGCAGGCATCACCGGTGACGCAATCGGCCGCCGCAAGGTGATGATGTACGCGCTCGCGCTGTACTGCGGCGCGACCCTGATCGCGGCGTTCGCGCCGTCCTGGGAGCTGTTCTTCGGCGCCCGGATCGTGGCGGGCATCGGTGTCGGCGCCGAGGCAGCGATCATCCCGGCGTTCATCGCCGAGTTCATCCCGGCGCGGTCGCGCGGTCTCTTCGTCGGCGCGGTGGCCGGATTCTTCAGTGCGGGGTACGTCGCCTCCGCGCTGCTCGGCCGGCTGTTCGTGCCGTCGTTCGAGCACGGCTGGCGGATGGCGCAGATCGTGACCGCGCTGCCGGTGCTGATGCTGCTGTGGTGGCGCCGCAGCCTGCCGGAGTCGCCGCGCTGGCTCATCCAGCAGGGCCGGTACGCCGAGGCGGGCGCGGTGGTCGACGCGCTGGAGGACGGCGTCCGCGCTGCCGGCAAGGAAGTACCACCGGTTCCGGCGCAGGCGCCGCAGACCACGCTGTCGGTCCCGCGCAGCCCCAAGCCCGGCGCCGGTCTGGTGCTGATGTGGCGGGACGGACTGGCCCGGCGTACGGCTGTGTTGTGGCTGCTGTGGATCTCGATCACGTTCGCGTTCTTCGGATTCTTCACCTGGATCCCGTCGCTGCTCGTCGAGCGGGACCTGACCATCTCCAAGAGCCTCACCTATGCGTTGGTGATCACGCTGGCGCAGATCCCCGGCTACTACTCCGGCGCCTATCTGAACGAGCGGCTCGACCGGAAGTGGACGATCGCGTTCTACCTGACGGCCGGTTCGGTGTCGGCGTTCCTGATGGCCAACGCCGGCAGCAACGGCCAGTTGCTTGCCTGCGGCATCCTGCTCTCGTTCTTCATGAACGGAACGTACGCCGGTCTGTACGCCTACACGCCCGAGGTGTACCCGACCGCGATCCGCGCGACCGGGATGGGTACCGCGTCCGCGGTCGGCCGGCTCGGCGGGATCAGCGCACCGATCCTGATCGGCGTCCTGTTCACGTCGATCGGTTTCCTCGGCGTGTTCTCGATGATCGCGGCCGCGCTGCTGCTCGGCGCCGTGGCGATCCTGACACTCGGCCTGTCGACCCGCGGCCGGCGGCTCGAGGACCTCGACCCGGAACCGATGACCGCACCCCGGCATTCAGCGGTCGTGTCGGAAGCGGCGGCCCACTGA
- a CDS encoding metal-dependent hydrolase family protein has protein sequence MDTVFVNATVLDVRAGRLIEDQEIAVRHGRITEVGTAVRRSGQLIDLQGRTVMPGLIDSHVHVTQGSESFAELKSWPASYAAIRSAQTLNDMLQRGFTTVRDLGGAEAGLARALREGLIVGPRLLFGGPILAPTGGHVLTRICDGPVELRRAIREQMVQGAHHIKLTLSGGVVSSMALDALAYSEEEIRAAVEEAGFAHGYVAGHAYSAASVNRALRYGVRTIEHGNLIDEESVELFKERDAFLVPTLATFDALRRSGAAHLTADGKGKLDAILERGLEALELADRAGVAIGYGTDLHGALHAHQLNEFTLRAEVQKPADILRSATVVGAEIAGLVGEIGEIRAGAWADLLVVDGNPLEDIAVLTEPDRRLRLIMQGGRIVKDTLAKEVPDVP, from the coding sequence ATGGACACCGTTTTCGTCAACGCCACCGTCCTCGACGTGCGGGCCGGGCGGCTGATCGAGGACCAGGAAATCGCCGTACGCCACGGACGGATCACCGAGGTCGGCACCGCCGTACGGCGATCCGGGCAGCTGATCGATCTGCAGGGGCGAACGGTGATGCCGGGGCTGATCGACTCCCACGTGCACGTGACCCAGGGCAGCGAGAGTTTCGCGGAGCTGAAATCGTGGCCGGCGTCGTACGCGGCGATCCGGTCCGCGCAGACCCTGAACGACATGCTGCAGCGCGGATTCACGACCGTGCGGGACCTGGGCGGAGCCGAGGCGGGACTGGCGCGGGCGCTCCGGGAGGGGCTGATCGTCGGGCCGCGGCTGCTCTTCGGAGGTCCGATCCTCGCGCCGACCGGCGGTCATGTGCTGACCCGGATCTGCGACGGTCCGGTCGAGCTCCGGCGGGCGATCCGCGAGCAGATGGTGCAGGGTGCGCACCACATCAAGCTCACCCTGAGCGGCGGCGTGGTGTCCTCGATGGCGCTGGACGCGCTGGCGTACTCCGAGGAGGAGATCCGGGCCGCGGTGGAGGAGGCCGGCTTCGCCCACGGGTACGTCGCCGGGCACGCGTACTCGGCGGCGTCGGTGAATCGCGCACTGCGGTACGGCGTTCGCACCATCGAGCACGGGAATCTGATCGACGAGGAGAGCGTCGAACTGTTCAAGGAACGGGACGCGTTCCTCGTGCCGACGCTGGCGACGTTCGACGCGCTGCGGCGCAGTGGGGCCGCGCATCTGACCGCGGACGGCAAGGGGAAGCTCGACGCCATTCTCGAGCGCGGCCTGGAGGCGTTGGAGCTCGCCGATCGCGCTGGTGTCGCGATCGGGTACGGCACCGATCTGCACGGAGCACTGCACGCGCACCAGTTGAACGAGTTCACGTTGCGGGCCGAAGTACAGAAGCCCGCCGACATTCTGCGGTCCGCCACGGTTGTCGGCGCCGAGATCGCCGGTCTCGTCGGTGAGATCGGTGAGATCCGGGCGGGCGCGTGGGCCGACTTGCTCGTGGTCGACGGCAATCCGCTGGAGGACATCGCCGTACTGACCGAACCGGACCGCCGGTTGCGGCTGATCATGCAGGGCGGCCGGATCGTCAAGGACACACTCGCCAAGGAGGTTCCCGATGTGCCGTGA
- a CDS encoding amidohydrolase family protein, whose product MCRDHDEIEPLPSAVSRRGVIGGAIALAGAGLAALELPASAAGERSAGPLGSPPVPPPLVIENGTLLDPLTGRVVEDAVVVLDRGKVVVAGNRSQTRDAVAGVNGRVIDVEGRWVLPGLVDVHVHENAVADARAALVRGATTVRSGTSDFYQDVGLRALGPWSPGAVPRMKATGTFVTPNLGNTIIGDPALAPLAGGVRTVDELRYMTSVNLDRGVDWIKTRVNERAGVPEQDPLVQVYGYEQVRAIVTTARRRGVGVLCHSYSEKAIDDAVRAGIKSLEHGVFVGEQTLVRMARQGTYFTPTMSAINGLKNSPNLILRERGEQFFPVLQAAVRRAFELGVNVVAGTDSFGLDVDPIGGEVRLLHEAGLTALDAIRSATTGAARLLGLEQSVGRLARGYSADLITVNGSPLDNPAVLETPQLIIARGAVVTS is encoded by the coding sequence ATGTGCCGTGATCACGATGAGATCGAGCCGCTGCCGAGTGCGGTGAGCCGCCGGGGTGTGATCGGCGGGGCGATCGCACTCGCCGGCGCCGGCCTGGCCGCGCTGGAGCTTCCCGCTTCCGCCGCGGGCGAACGGTCCGCCGGACCGTTGGGGAGCCCGCCGGTTCCGCCGCCGCTGGTGATCGAGAACGGGACGCTGCTCGATCCGCTCACCGGGCGGGTCGTCGAGGACGCCGTCGTCGTCCTCGACCGCGGGAAGGTAGTGGTCGCTGGCAACCGTTCGCAGACGCGTGACGCGGTGGCCGGGGTCAACGGCCGCGTGATCGACGTCGAAGGCCGCTGGGTGCTGCCGGGCCTCGTCGACGTACACGTGCACGAGAACGCCGTCGCCGACGCGCGTGCCGCGCTGGTCCGCGGCGCCACGACAGTCCGGAGCGGTACGTCGGACTTCTACCAGGACGTCGGTCTGCGCGCACTGGGGCCCTGGTCGCCGGGCGCAGTACCGCGGATGAAGGCGACCGGGACATTCGTCACGCCGAACCTCGGCAACACGATCATCGGCGACCCGGCGCTCGCACCGCTGGCCGGTGGTGTGCGAACCGTCGACGAGCTGCGGTACATGACCTCGGTCAATCTCGATCGGGGCGTCGACTGGATCAAGACGCGGGTGAACGAGCGGGCCGGCGTACCCGAGCAGGACCCGCTGGTTCAGGTGTACGGCTACGAGCAGGTCCGGGCGATCGTCACGACCGCGCGCAGACGCGGCGTCGGGGTGCTGTGTCACAGCTACAGCGAGAAGGCGATCGACGATGCCGTCCGGGCCGGGATCAAGTCCCTCGAGCACGGGGTGTTCGTCGGCGAGCAGACGCTGGTGCGGATGGCGCGACAGGGCACGTACTTCACGCCGACCATGTCCGCGATCAACGGGCTGAAGAACTCACCGAACCTGATCCTGCGGGAGCGCGGCGAGCAGTTCTTCCCGGTCCTGCAGGCCGCGGTACGTCGAGCCTTCGAGCTGGGGGTGAACGTGGTCGCCGGCACCGACTCGTTCGGCCTGGACGTCGATCCGATCGGCGGCGAGGTACGGCTCCTGCACGAGGCGGGCCTCACCGCACTCGACGCCATCCGCTCGGCGACGACCGGCGCGGCCCGCCTGCTCGGCCTGGAGCAGTCGGTCGGCCGCCTGGCCCGTGGCTACTCCGCCGACCTGATCACCGTCAACGGCAGCCCTCTCGACAATCCCGCCGTACTGGAAACCCCTCAACTGATCATCGCCCGCGGCGCAGTCGTCACCAGCTGA
- a CDS encoding phosphotransferase, producing the protein MESIAKAFGLGRPVEALTPVQHTSFETWRLRAGSADYLVKRLWGLEDPPWWMRIERGMALESAALSHGLPIARPVEPTDPAFGYAARVDDFGTVRLYDWIDHRTLTDTDDVAPWLGQVAAALHGLMPLTGEQPEWRWWGVFPRDRWEEWALLGRSQGKPWADALHQRVGFFDDLGQSIQAAFTAADDQVLSHGDLEPYNVLVSPEGPVLIDWESVACESATLEIGRAALSFGGDDADRISRILHEYVDAGGVLAPIGDDLFLRTVSLRLCHLAEQLDVQLGKESAPGWMQDQDLDALISQDIQALPQAVTHLRHLATSCSG; encoded by the coding sequence GTGGAATCCATTGCCAAGGCGTTCGGACTCGGACGACCGGTCGAAGCGCTGACGCCGGTTCAGCACACCAGCTTCGAGACCTGGCGTCTTCGGGCGGGCTCAGCGGACTATCTCGTCAAACGGCTGTGGGGCCTCGAAGATCCGCCGTGGTGGATGCGTATCGAGCGAGGCATGGCGCTGGAATCGGCCGCACTGTCGCACGGCCTGCCGATCGCGCGGCCGGTCGAACCAACGGACCCGGCCTTCGGTTACGCAGCTCGGGTCGACGACTTCGGCACCGTTCGTTTGTACGACTGGATCGATCACCGCACGCTCACCGACACCGACGACGTGGCGCCGTGGCTTGGACAAGTCGCCGCGGCGTTACACGGGTTGATGCCGCTGACCGGCGAGCAGCCCGAATGGCGTTGGTGGGGAGTCTTCCCGCGCGATCGCTGGGAAGAGTGGGCACTGCTCGGCCGCAGCCAGGGCAAGCCGTGGGCTGACGCACTCCACCAGCGAGTCGGCTTCTTCGACGATCTGGGTCAGTCGATCCAGGCGGCCTTCACCGCAGCCGACGACCAGGTTCTGAGCCACGGCGACCTCGAGCCCTACAACGTCCTGGTGTCGCCCGAAGGACCCGTGCTGATCGACTGGGAGAGCGTGGCCTGTGAGAGTGCCACCCTGGAAATCGGCCGCGCCGCACTGAGCTTCGGCGGCGATGACGCTGACCGGATCTCGCGCATTCTTCACGAGTACGTCGACGCAGGCGGCGTACTGGCCCCGATCGGCGACGACCTGTTTCTCCGCACAGTCTCGCTCCGGCTGTGCCACCTCGCCGAACAACTGGACGTGCAGCTCGGCAAGGAGTCCGCACCAGGCTGGATGCAAGATCAGGACCTGGACGCCCTGATCAGCCAGGACATCCAAGCGCTCCCACAAGCCGTAACCCATCTCCGCCACCTCGCCACATCCTGCTCAGGCTGA